A window of Pseudomonas alcaliphila JAB1 genomic DNA:
TGACAGCACGCCGGAAGCGGTCACCTGCCTGCTGGACAAGCAGGTTGATGGTTTCGGTGAGCTGTTCCGGCAGATCTCCGTGGCCGATATCGGCACGTCCACCATCCAGTCGCGTGCGCTGGCCGGTCTGGCCAACGGCACCCTGGTGTGCTGCCTGCCGGGTTCGACCAATGCCTGCCGCACCGCCTGGGACGGCATTCTCGGCGAACAACTGGATGCACGGCACCGCCCCTGCAACTTCGTGCCGCATCTGAAACAGGTGGGCGCCTGCGAGACACGCGGATGAGTGGTTGCGATCACCCCGGTCTACTGCCCATGGAGGCGGTGCTGGAGCGCTTGCTGGCTCTGGCGGATGCGGCGCCAATTGAGCAGGTCGAGCAGATCGTGCTGGCCGAGGCTGATGGTCGTGTGCTGGCCGAGCCGCTGATCGCAGCGCTGGATCTACCGCCTTGGGCCAACAGCGCCATGGACGGTTACGCCCTGCGCCTGGCTGATTGCAGTGGCCAGGCGTTGCCGATTAGCCAGCGCATTCAGGCGGGCACCGCGCCCACACCGCTGGAGCCCGGAACCTGCGCGCGCATCTTCACTGGTGCGCCGCTACCGGAAGGTGCCGACACCGTCGAGATGCAGGAAAACGTTGAGCTGGATGAGGCAGGGCGCGTGCATTTCCGCGAGCCGCTGAAAGTCGGGCAGAACGTACGGGCTCAAGGTCAGGAAACCCGCAGCGGCGAATGCGTGCTGCCGGCCGGTACCCGCCTGGGGCCAATCGAGCTGGGGCTGGCAGCCTCTCTAGGCGCCGCACGGCTGTCGGTGCGTCGGCGCCTGCGCGTTGCCGTGCTGTCCACCGGTGATGAGCTGGTCGAGCCGGGACAGGCGCTTGGGCCGGGGCAGATCTACAACAGCAATCGCCGTCTGCTGATTGCCTGGTTGCAGCGGCTGGGCTGCAGTGTGGTGGATGCGGGCATATTGCCTGATGACCTGCAACGCACCCGCGAAGCGCTGGGCGCCCTGGGCGAGGTCGATCTGATCCTCTCCACCGGTGGCGTTTCGGTGGGGGAGGCGGATTTTCTCGGCATAGCCCTGCGCGAGGCGGGCGAACTGGCGCTGTGGAAATTGGCGATCAAGCCAGGTAAACCGCTGACCTTCGGCCACTATCAGGGCGTTCCGGTAATAGGTTTGCCGGGCAACCCGGCCTCGACACTGGTCACCTTCGGACTGCTGGCGCGTCCTTACATGTTGCGTCGTCTTGGGGGGCAGCGGGTCGAACCACTGGGCTTCGCGGTGCCGGCAGGTTT
This region includes:
- the moaB gene encoding molybdenum cofactor biosynthesis protein B, giving the protein MNHKADAVFVPLNIAVLTVSDTRTLETDTSGQLLVDRLTDAGHQLAARVLLKDDLYKIRAQVATWIAEDQVQVVVITGGTGFTGRDSTPEAVTCLLDKQVDGFGELFRQISVADIGTSTIQSRALAGLANGTLVCCLPGSTNACRTAWDGILGEQLDARHRPCNFVPHLKQVGACETRG
- the glp gene encoding gephyrin-like molybdotransferase Glp, which encodes MSGCDHPGLLPMEAVLERLLALADAAPIEQVEQIVLAEADGRVLAEPLIAALDLPPWANSAMDGYALRLADCSGQALPISQRIQAGTAPTPLEPGTCARIFTGAPLPEGADTVEMQENVELDEAGRVHFREPLKVGQNVRAQGQETRSGECVLPAGTRLGPIELGLAASLGAARLSVRRRLRVAVLSTGDELVEPGQALGPGQIYNSNRRLLIAWLQRLGCSVVDAGILPDDLQRTREALGALGEVDLILSTGGVSVGEADFLGIALREAGELALWKLAIKPGKPLTFGHYQGVPVIGLPGNPASTLVTFGLLARPYMLRRLGGQRVEPLGFAVPAGFTWAKPGMRREYLRARLEHGRVVPYANQSSGVLRSAAWAEGLAEVMEGSTLAEGDMLRFIPLSEILG